The following proteins come from a genomic window of Acanthopagrus latus isolate v.2019 chromosome 5, fAcaLat1.1, whole genome shotgun sequence:
- the vsig8b gene encoding V-set and immunoglobulin domain-containing protein 8b isoform X2 encodes MVVTSSGPQTTQKAQGETVNLGCTYTPSPEDTGELDIEWSNVSPDMTQKDKLILSFTGGQTHRYGDPSVSSRLKFTGDPKLGDASISISDVRVSDTATYQCKVKKAPGVDTRKLTLVVMVPPTAPKCWVEGAEEKGGPVSLRCKSSQGSTPLSYVWMRETGGSIPSTAVQDPQTGELLIKNHTDSNVGSYVCEAKNAVGKAQCKYALRAYNPTNKAGVIAGAVIGALLLLLLLLLLIWLLICCCHKRKYQKEIANEIREDAQAPQSRPTSRNSSFRSVLGYRTHPGVHYSSVRNHMPNARASGRSAIYTGGSNVSSPVGDKSAPLKYDHEYGYPV; translated from the exons ATGGTGGTGACATCCTCAGGGCCACAGACTACTCAGAAGGCCCAGGGGGAGACAGTGAACCTTGGATGCACCTACACACCCAGCCCTGAGGACACAGGAGAGCTGGACATTGAGTGGTCCAACGTCAGCCCTGACATGACACAGAAGGACAAACTG ATCTTATCGTTCACTGGAGGTCAGACGCACCGATACGGCGATCCCAGCGTCTCCAGCCGGCTGAAGTTCACAGGGGACCCCAAGCTGGGCGATGCCTCCATCTCTATCTCTGATGTGAGGGTCTCAGACACAGCAACATACCAGTGTAAAGTCAAGAAGGCGCCGGGTGTTGACACAAGAAAACTCACTCTGGTAGTGATGG TTCCCCCGACAGCGCCCAAGTGTTGGGTGGAGGGAGCTGAGGAGAAAGGTGGCCCGGTCTCCCTCCGCTGCAAGTCCTCTCAGGGATCCACTCCTCTCAGCTATGTGTGGATGAGAGAGACTGGAGGTTCAATACCATCCACTGCAGTCCAAG ACCCACAGACGGGGGAGCTGTTGATAAAGAACCACACCGACAGCAACGTTGGGAGTTATGTTTGTGAGGCGAAAAACGCTGTCGGCAAAGCTCAGTGTAAATATGCACTGCGTGCATATAACC CTACCAACAAGGCGGGTGTCATAGCAGGAGCGGTGATTGGagccctcctgctgctgctcctcctcctgctcctcatctggctcctcatctgctgctgccacaaGCGCAAATATCAGAAAGAGATCGCCAATGAAATAAG GGAGGACGCCCAGGCCCCACAGAGCCGACCCACCAGCAGAAACTCCAGTTTCCGTTCAGTGTTGGGGTACCGGACCCACCCCGGGGTGCACTACAGCTCCGTGAGGAACCACATGCCCAATGCCAGGGCGTCAGGTCGCAGTGCCATCTACACAGGGGGCAGTAACGTGTCCTCTCCTGTCGGGGACAAATCTGCTCCCCTCAAGTATGACCATGAATATGGATACCCTGTGTAA
- the LOC119019762 gene encoding taste receptor type 2 member 38: protein MQEAVKFTLWVMTGLLAVTTVFFNVYILLTSLWNYKQKKQWSPSETIIVALSLADVAHQLVCYFWMTMDEVDGNCYVNHTSYTVILLLIFSLKFTIMWDTSFLTFYYSTKLVNTPNHCYSQIQATILKHVTLAVLLIPLCGLATCMPMMVVFHHSNTTTGNQDCGVLIPDTRPGQIYEAVYLLLADVLPGVLMMKCCISISVHLAIHLRHMKQSTNGAHQPKLGSQMRVIKMSLSLVVVFIVFLVVDLYVQYEIAVNHENIIMLTFFFTSIYTTTTAMVLIYGKKTFWKALIHEYNVCLDEYPCLSCLKVPEKKAQPSTPSKVKN, encoded by the coding sequence ATGCAAGAGGCCGTTAAATTCACGCTGTGGGTGATGACGGGCCTGTTGGCCGTCACCACCGTCTTCTTCAACGTCTACATCCTGCTGACGAGTCTGTGGAACTACAAGCAGAAGAAGCAGTGGAGTCCCAGTGAGACCATCATCGTGGCTCTGTCGCTGGCCGACGTGGCTCACCAGCTCGTCTGTTACTTCTGGATGACCATGGACGAAGTTGATGGCAACTGCTACGTCAACCACACGTCCTACACCGTCATCCTACTGCTGATCTTCAGCCTCAAGTTCACCATCATGTGGGACACCAGCTTCCTCACGTTCTACTACAGCACCAAGCTGGTGAACACCCCCAACCACTGCTACTCTCAGATCCAGGCCACCATCCTCAAACACGTCACCTTGGCTGTGCTTCTCATCCCTCTCTGCGGCCTCGCCACCTGCATGCCGATGATGGTGGTGTTCCACCACAGCAACACCACCACAGGGAACCAAGACTGCGGGGTTTTGATACCCGACACCCGCCCCGGACAGATCTACGAGGCCGTGTACCTGCTGCTCGCTGACGTTCTGCCAGGTGTGCTCATGATGAAATGCTGCATCTCCATCTCCGTCCACCTCGCCATCCACCTCCGTCACATGAAACAAAGCACCAACGGAGCGCACCAGCCGAAGCTGGGCTCTCAGATGAGGGTGATCAAGATGTCTTTATCTCTGGTGGTCGTCTTCATCGTCTTCCTGGTGGTCGACCTGTACGTCCAGTACGAGATCGCCGTGAACCACGAGAACATCATCATGCTCACATTCTTCTTCACGTCCAtctacaccaccaccaccgccatgGTGCTCATCTACGGGAAGAAGACTTTTTGGAAAGCTCTGATACACGAGTACAACGTCTGCCTGGATGAATATCcgtgtttgtcttgtctgaagGTGCCTGAAAAAAAAGCTCAACCCAGCACCCCATCAAAAGTTAAAAACTGA
- the vsig8b gene encoding V-set and immunoglobulin domain-containing protein 8b isoform X1, which yields MEPVFGRVGLKVALLFLLTTQLNTDVTKAMVVTSSGPQTTQKAQGETVNLGCTYTPSPEDTGELDIEWSNVSPDMTQKDKLILSFTGGQTHRYGDPSVSSRLKFTGDPKLGDASISISDVRVSDTATYQCKVKKAPGVDTRKLTLVVMVPPTAPKCWVEGAEEKGGPVSLRCKSSQGSTPLSYVWMRETGGSIPSTAVQDPQTGELLIKNHTDSNVGSYVCEAKNAVGKAQCKYALRAYNPTNKAGVIAGAVIGALLLLLLLLLLIWLLICCCHKRKYQKEIANEIREDAQAPQSRPTSRNSSFRSVLGYRTHPGVHYSSVRNHMPNARASGRSAIYTGGSNVSSPVGDKSAPLKYDHEYGYPV from the exons ATGGAGCCTGTGTTCGGGAGAGTGGGGCTAAAGGTggctctgttgtttctgttaacCACTCAGCTCAATACAG ATGTGACAAAAGCGATGGTGGTGACATCCTCAGGGCCACAGACTACTCAGAAGGCCCAGGGGGAGACAGTGAACCTTGGATGCACCTACACACCCAGCCCTGAGGACACAGGAGAGCTGGACATTGAGTGGTCCAACGTCAGCCCTGACATGACACAGAAGGACAAACTG ATCTTATCGTTCACTGGAGGTCAGACGCACCGATACGGCGATCCCAGCGTCTCCAGCCGGCTGAAGTTCACAGGGGACCCCAAGCTGGGCGATGCCTCCATCTCTATCTCTGATGTGAGGGTCTCAGACACAGCAACATACCAGTGTAAAGTCAAGAAGGCGCCGGGTGTTGACACAAGAAAACTCACTCTGGTAGTGATGG TTCCCCCGACAGCGCCCAAGTGTTGGGTGGAGGGAGCTGAGGAGAAAGGTGGCCCGGTCTCCCTCCGCTGCAAGTCCTCTCAGGGATCCACTCCTCTCAGCTATGTGTGGATGAGAGAGACTGGAGGTTCAATACCATCCACTGCAGTCCAAG ACCCACAGACGGGGGAGCTGTTGATAAAGAACCACACCGACAGCAACGTTGGGAGTTATGTTTGTGAGGCGAAAAACGCTGTCGGCAAAGCTCAGTGTAAATATGCACTGCGTGCATATAACC CTACCAACAAGGCGGGTGTCATAGCAGGAGCGGTGATTGGagccctcctgctgctgctcctcctcctgctcctcatctggctcctcatctgctgctgccacaaGCGCAAATATCAGAAAGAGATCGCCAATGAAATAAG GGAGGACGCCCAGGCCCCACAGAGCCGACCCACCAGCAGAAACTCCAGTTTCCGTTCAGTGTTGGGGTACCGGACCCACCCCGGGGTGCACTACAGCTCCGTGAGGAACCACATGCCCAATGCCAGGGCGTCAGGTCGCAGTGCCATCTACACAGGGGGCAGTAACGTGTCCTCTCCTGTCGGGGACAAATCTGCTCCCCTCAAGTATGACCATGAATATGGATACCCTGTGTAA